One genomic segment of Occultella kanbiaonis includes these proteins:
- a CDS encoding DUF2804 domain-containing protein, whose protein sequence is MSQNPPGVPGPAAKPVAVTERELMAPVSLTRPDGRLNPDAIGWCRTPLVRTDGVGRGWYGKGRNKRWEYWAVTTPTHVMAMITSHIDYAGVHGLWLWDRRTGAIRGQDVMAPFGPGVSLPGTLGEVPTTVRSLGVAVRIEEVDGGTRLRAIGDRVRVDVLAHRPEGHESLGVVVPWSERLFQYTVKDVARPATGRLWMDGVEHRLPDGQSWATLDHGRGRWPHRMHWNWGAGSGRTDGRVLGIQLGGKWTDGTGSTENAIFVDGRLHKISEELLWDYDTEDWLRPWRVTGTDVDLTLTPEHDKTGGVDLGMISSFTHQCFGTWSGRVRIAGEWLRVSDVFGWAEDVHQRW, encoded by the coding sequence GTGAGTCAGAACCCTCCCGGTGTGCCCGGCCCCGCCGCTAAGCCGGTCGCTGTCACCGAGCGTGAGTTGATGGCGCCCGTGTCGCTGACCCGACCGGACGGCCGTCTCAACCCGGACGCCATCGGCTGGTGCCGCACGCCGCTTGTCCGCACCGACGGCGTCGGCCGAGGCTGGTACGGCAAGGGCCGCAACAAGCGCTGGGAGTACTGGGCGGTGACCACGCCCACCCACGTCATGGCCATGATCACCTCGCACATCGACTACGCGGGTGTGCACGGGCTGTGGCTGTGGGACCGGCGTACCGGCGCCATCCGAGGGCAGGACGTGATGGCCCCGTTCGGCCCAGGGGTCTCGCTGCCGGGCACTCTCGGCGAGGTGCCGACGACCGTGCGGTCCCTGGGTGTGGCGGTCCGCATCGAGGAGGTCGACGGCGGCACGCGTCTGCGTGCGATCGGTGACCGGGTCCGCGTGGACGTCCTCGCGCACCGGCCCGAGGGGCACGAGTCCCTCGGCGTCGTGGTGCCCTGGAGCGAGCGGCTGTTCCAGTACACGGTCAAGGACGTGGCGCGGCCGGCGACCGGTCGGCTCTGGATGGACGGCGTCGAGCACCGGCTCCCCGACGGGCAGTCGTGGGCGACGCTGGACCACGGCCGGGGCCGTTGGCCGCACCGGATGCACTGGAACTGGGGCGCCGGGTCCGGGCGGACGGACGGACGGGTGCTCGGCATCCAGCTCGGTGGGAAGTGGACCGACGGCACCGGGTCGACCGAGAACGCGATCTTCGTGGACGGCCGGCTGCACAAGATCAGCGAGGAACTCCTCTGGGACTACGACACGGAGGACTGGCTGCGGCCCTGGCGCGTCACCGGGACGGACGTCGACCTCACGCTGACCCCGGAGCATGACAAGACCGGTGGAGTCGACCTCGGGATGATCTCCTCCTTCACCCACCAGTGCTTCGGCACGTGGTCGGGCCGGGTCCGGATCGCCGGGGAGTGGCTCCGGGTATCCGACGTGTTCGGGTGGGCCGAGGACGTGCACCAGCGCTGGTGA
- a CDS encoding DUF1269 domain-containing protein, protein MATLSVWKFETAEGADAAAVALGELSKQGLITVDDSATVSWEAGKKKPKTRQGLSTAGVGALGGSFWGLLFGLIFFVPFLGAAIGAGIGALTGALTDVGIDDEFIGSVRDQVVPGTSALFLMSENAVVDKVRDNLQARGIQGTLIQSNLSNEQEAQLRAAFSEEA, encoded by the coding sequence ATGGCAACGCTGAGCGTTTGGAAGTTCGAGACGGCCGAAGGTGCGGACGCCGCGGCCGTAGCCCTCGGGGAACTGTCGAAGCAGGGCCTGATCACGGTCGACGATTCGGCCACCGTCTCCTGGGAGGCCGGCAAGAAGAAGCCGAAGACGCGTCAGGGCCTCAGCACCGCGGGCGTCGGAGCCTTGGGTGGCTCGTTCTGGGGCCTGCTGTTCGGGCTGATCTTCTTCGTGCCGTTCCTCGGGGCGGCCATCGGTGCCGGGATCGGCGCGCTCACGGGGGCGCTGACAGACGTCGGCATCGATGACGAGTTCATCGGCTCGGTCCGCGACCAGGTCGTTCCCGGCACATCCGCCCTGTTCCTGATGTCCGAGAACGCCGTGGTGGACAAGGTGCGTGACAACCTCCAGGCCCGGGGTATCCAGGGCACCCTCATCCAGTCGAACCTCAGCAACGAGCAGGAGGCGCAGTTGCGCGCGGCGTTCTCCGAGGAGGCCTGA
- a CDS encoding SulP family inorganic anion transporter: MTDESARARRRRPRWKDLRTDIVAGLPGAISSVPDGMASGVLAGVNPVHGLYASFAGPLVGGMTASTRMMVITTTSAAALAAGSAIATVAPEQRSDAIIWLTLIAGALMVVAGLVRLGRYTRFVSHSVMTGFLTGVSVNIIFGQLPDLAGADASGAVALLKAWDVISHPGRIDPASLVIGLSALALLIVLGKGRFAMVSSLIALVIPTAAVAIFGLTVADVSDVGTIPTGLPLPQIPDPGAFSLGLVGGAFAVAAIVLVQGAGVAESAPNPSGRRSDANRDFGAQGWGNVASAAFGGMPVGGSVGQTAINVAAGARTHWASVFAGVWMLLILVVFAGLVGRVAMPTLAAILIYAAIGSLNPARIRTIWSAGASSQIALTTTFVATLALPVVVAVGIGVALSLLVQLNQEAVDLKVVRLERDDQGHLIEGPAPAALAADDVVVLDVYGSLFYAGARTLQARLPDPGVATDAAVVLRLRGRTTLGVTFFTVVSDYARRLEANGGRLYLSGLGEDMVRYWDEERLRGVGAALEVFPATEMLGESTTHAMEAATSRRVRHRPATGGGPAPGGETEVDDGPDPGAG; this comes from the coding sequence ATGACCGACGAGTCCGCTCGCGCGCGGCGGCGTCGACCGCGGTGGAAGGACCTACGAACCGACATCGTCGCGGGGCTGCCGGGCGCGATCTCCTCCGTGCCGGACGGCATGGCCTCCGGGGTGCTCGCCGGGGTGAACCCTGTACACGGGCTCTACGCCAGCTTCGCGGGTCCGCTGGTGGGTGGAATGACCGCGAGCACCCGGATGATGGTCATCACCACCACCAGCGCGGCCGCACTCGCGGCGGGCTCGGCGATCGCGACCGTGGCGCCGGAGCAGCGTTCGGATGCGATCATCTGGCTGACGCTGATCGCCGGGGCGCTCATGGTCGTGGCCGGCTTGGTGCGCCTGGGCCGGTACACGAGGTTCGTCTCCCACTCGGTGATGACGGGCTTCCTCACCGGGGTGTCGGTGAACATCATCTTCGGGCAGCTGCCGGACCTGGCCGGCGCCGACGCGTCCGGGGCCGTGGCACTGCTCAAGGCCTGGGACGTGATCAGCCACCCCGGGCGCATCGATCCCGCATCCCTGGTGATCGGGCTGTCCGCCCTGGCGCTGCTCATCGTCCTCGGCAAGGGACGGTTCGCGATGGTGAGTTCGCTGATCGCGCTGGTCATCCCGACGGCCGCGGTCGCGATCTTCGGGCTCACCGTGGCCGACGTCTCTGACGTCGGCACGATACCGACGGGCCTTCCACTGCCGCAGATCCCCGATCCCGGTGCATTCTCCCTCGGCCTGGTCGGTGGTGCGTTCGCCGTCGCTGCCATCGTGCTGGTGCAGGGCGCCGGCGTCGCGGAGTCCGCGCCGAACCCGTCCGGCCGGCGCTCGGACGCCAACCGCGACTTCGGCGCGCAGGGCTGGGGAAACGTGGCATCCGCGGCCTTCGGGGGGATGCCGGTGGGCGGTTCGGTCGGGCAGACCGCGATCAACGTCGCAGCCGGCGCCCGGACGCACTGGGCGTCGGTCTTCGCGGGCGTCTGGATGCTGCTCATCCTGGTGGTCTTCGCGGGTCTGGTCGGCCGGGTGGCGATGCCGACCCTCGCCGCGATCCTGATCTATGCGGCGATCGGCTCGCTGAATCCTGCTCGGATCCGGACGATCTGGAGCGCCGGCGCCAGTTCTCAGATCGCGCTCACGACGACGTTCGTGGCGACGCTCGCCCTGCCCGTGGTCGTCGCAGTCGGGATCGGTGTGGCCCTCTCGCTCCTCGTCCAGCTCAACCAGGAGGCCGTGGACCTGAAGGTGGTGCGACTGGAGCGTGACGACCAGGGGCACCTGATCGAGGGTCCGGCGCCCGCGGCGCTCGCCGCGGATGACGTCGTCGTCCTGGACGTCTACGGCAGCCTGTTCTACGCGGGTGCGCGTACGCTGCAGGCCCGGCTGCCGGATCCCGGGGTGGCGACCGACGCCGCCGTCGTGCTGCGCCTGCGGGGCCGGACCACCCTCGGGGTCACCTTCTTCACGGTGGTCTCCGACTACGCCCGCCGCCTCGAGGCGAACGGAGGCCGCCTGTATCTCAGCGGCCTCGGCGAGGACATGGTGAGGTACTGGGACGAGGAGCGGCTCCGAGGGGTGGGGGCGGCCCTCGAGGTGTTCCCGGCCACGGAGATGCTCGGCGAATCCACGACGCACGCCATGGAGGCGGCGACCAGCCGACGGGTTCGACACCGGCCCGCGACGGGCGGCGGACCGGCACCGGGTGGCGAGACCGAAGTGGACGACGGACCTGACCCAGGTGCCGGCTGA
- a CDS encoding AI-2E family transporter, with amino-acid sequence MSASLPVVDRRPPPWLPRALVQVVIAAIVGVIAFGILGSLQGIISTVLIAFVLALAMEPAVNTLVRHRWRRAMATATVMVGGLVAVVALIAVFGNLFVTQLVQLVAALDEALVEVRAGLDPALAGQIPDRQALVTEALERYGADLASGILGVGGLLVSGFITATGVLLITFYMLAAGPRLRIAICRPLEPVRQARVLAMWGIAQEKLSGFIASRVVLALVSAVCTTLFLTVIGIDYAVPLGLFVGVVSQFVPTVGTYIAGALPIAVAGAQSIGLGLVVLAWIIAYQQFENLILSPRVSSKALEINPAVSFVAVIAFGAVLGPMGAFIGLPLAATAQAVISTYLRRHELIDSALLRDDPVEPQHGPT; translated from the coding sequence GTGAGCGCGTCCCTACCTGTCGTGGACCGACGACCACCGCCATGGCTGCCGCGCGCGCTGGTCCAGGTGGTCATCGCCGCGATCGTCGGGGTGATCGCGTTCGGGATCCTCGGCTCGCTCCAGGGAATCATCTCCACGGTTCTGATCGCGTTCGTTCTCGCTCTGGCGATGGAGCCGGCGGTCAACACACTGGTGCGGCACCGGTGGCGACGAGCCATGGCGACCGCGACCGTCATGGTGGGCGGCCTGGTCGCCGTGGTCGCGCTCATCGCGGTCTTCGGGAACCTGTTCGTGACCCAGCTGGTGCAACTCGTCGCCGCCCTCGACGAAGCGCTGGTCGAGGTCCGGGCAGGCTTGGATCCGGCACTCGCGGGCCAGATTCCGGACCGGCAGGCACTCGTGACCGAGGCCCTGGAGCGGTACGGCGCCGATCTCGCCAGCGGGATCCTGGGCGTCGGTGGGTTGCTCGTCTCAGGCTTCATCACCGCCACCGGAGTGTTGCTGATCACCTTCTACATGCTTGCCGCGGGACCCCGGCTGCGGATCGCGATCTGCCGGCCCTTGGAGCCGGTGCGGCAGGCCCGCGTGCTCGCGATGTGGGGCATCGCCCAGGAGAAGCTCTCCGGCTTCATCGCGTCGCGCGTCGTGCTGGCGCTCGTCTCGGCCGTCTGCACCACGCTCTTCCTCACGGTGATCGGCATCGACTACGCCGTGCCGCTCGGGTTGTTCGTCGGCGTCGTCTCCCAGTTCGTACCGACCGTGGGTACCTACATCGCCGGGGCGTTGCCGATCGCGGTGGCCGGCGCCCAGTCGATCGGGTTGGGCCTGGTGGTGCTCGCCTGGATCATCGCCTACCAACAGTTCGAGAATTTGATCCTCTCGCCCCGGGTCTCGTCCAAGGCGCTCGAGATCAACCCTGCCGTCTCCTTCGTGGCGGTGATCGCGTTCGGCGCGGTGCTCGGACCGATGGGCGCGTTCATCGGCCTGCCACTCGCGGCCACGGCGCAGGCGGTGATCTCGACCTACCTGCGACGGCACGAGCTGATCGACTCGGCGCTGCTGCGTGACGACCCGGTCGAGCCGCAGCACGGACCGACATGA
- a CDS encoding LuxR C-terminal-related transcriptional regulator, with product MTSDGIRGSHEDAERSVTDSGGRHPLFDLAAREQPPPEADGADATWATATPSAKIEVPSVGAHLLERSALMDRLTECVAGHGLTLVTAPAGYGKSTLLTMWCATTGQTVAWLTVDEFDNDPRRLFRGLVNALRTALHRSGRSDGARLAALVPRYRVDPEQYDALLTALEELRAPIVLVIDDLHDVDDVASREVVGRLMRFAPPNLRLILSGRSDPNLPVHKRRLDGELGELREADLCFSRPEVAALAAQAGLELDGPDTDLLLESTGGWPVATKMAIVAFGTSTDWRRRFEAMSDAELPLTGYLTDEILGTLRPELATFILHATVGDRIRGDLAAVLHPHGAALLEECVRTGVFLTAVGGTEQEFRWHALFASQCRAILQRNDPAAALTLRRRAARYWAGADVPLAVSLAVAGGDGPFALELVRAQWPDLLLRGETELLRRICGQLPAPEADDAEILLVLALCEFLDHRSTSSATRARARARAVALPTDRARHVEVVDALLQLFVAGQDAEIATARERVRDLLPVDGPGDRAVAAFAHFLIGEATVRLGDDPAGALANLQRAEDLASGCDLHELAAASTAMAPIPLWILGRFDEAARVARAAVDGGRRAGRSGSSSLVPAHLVLGAAEYWLDHLEQARGHLEAAIRKAQPRQGELRKNAALVLMIVGLSIDDASLVEVARQAGQDDPEPDGVLTEPIATIMEALREDVSGRPDAALARVTSMDPGQLESSILVWIADLHRRAGTYADARGVLARLPAARRTAHIAMCANLTEALMFAAEGAAEDAHVLLERTLRTSLESELTRPFALLGPDLAPLLSEHLGWGTQYGTLVGDLITRMRDRVPVRRSPSFWELTERELTILTYLRSPMTAAEIGQSLFVSANTVKTHMRAVYRKLGASGRREAVRIAVERDLL from the coding sequence ATGACGTCGGATGGGATCAGGGGCTCACACGAGGACGCCGAGCGCTCCGTCACGGACTCGGGCGGTCGGCACCCGCTCTTCGACCTGGCTGCCCGCGAGCAACCTCCTCCGGAGGCTGACGGCGCGGACGCGACCTGGGCGACGGCGACGCCATCGGCGAAGATCGAGGTTCCGAGCGTCGGCGCCCATCTCCTCGAGCGCAGCGCGCTCATGGACCGGCTGACCGAGTGTGTGGCCGGCCACGGGCTCACGCTGGTCACCGCACCCGCGGGCTACGGCAAGTCCACGCTGCTGACGATGTGGTGTGCGACGACGGGCCAGACCGTTGCCTGGTTGACGGTCGACGAGTTCGACAACGACCCGCGCCGGTTGTTCCGTGGCCTGGTCAACGCCCTCCGGACCGCGCTGCACCGGTCGGGACGATCCGACGGAGCCCGCCTGGCGGCGCTGGTGCCGCGGTACCGGGTGGATCCCGAGCAGTACGACGCGCTGCTGACGGCGCTGGAGGAGCTCCGGGCGCCGATCGTGCTGGTCATCGACGACCTGCACGACGTGGATGACGTGGCGTCCAGGGAGGTGGTCGGCCGGTTGATGCGGTTCGCGCCACCCAACCTGCGGCTCATCCTGTCCGGGCGGTCCGACCCGAACCTGCCGGTGCACAAGCGCCGGCTGGACGGTGAACTCGGAGAGCTCCGGGAGGCCGACCTCTGCTTCAGCCGGCCGGAGGTGGCCGCCCTGGCGGCGCAGGCCGGGCTCGAGCTGGACGGGCCGGACACCGACCTCCTGCTCGAGTCGACCGGTGGCTGGCCCGTCGCGACGAAGATGGCGATCGTCGCGTTCGGCACCTCGACGGACTGGCGGCGGCGGTTCGAAGCGATGAGCGACGCGGAGTTGCCGCTGACCGGATACCTCACGGACGAGATCCTCGGCACCCTCCGTCCCGAACTGGCCACGTTCATCCTGCACGCGACCGTCGGAGACAGGATCCGCGGCGACCTGGCCGCGGTGCTTCACCCGCATGGGGCAGCACTGCTCGAGGAATGCGTACGCACCGGCGTCTTCCTCACGGCGGTCGGTGGCACCGAGCAGGAGTTCCGCTGGCATGCTCTGTTCGCGTCGCAGTGCCGTGCGATCCTGCAGCGCAACGACCCGGCGGCGGCGCTGACCCTGCGTCGTCGCGCGGCCCGGTACTGGGCTGGGGCCGACGTGCCGCTCGCGGTCTCGTTGGCTGTGGCGGGGGGAGACGGTCCGTTCGCGCTCGAGCTGGTGCGAGCGCAGTGGCCCGACCTCTTGCTCCGGGGCGAGACGGAACTGCTGCGGCGGATCTGCGGGCAACTGCCCGCCCCCGAGGCAGACGACGCCGAGATCCTCCTGGTGCTCGCCCTCTGCGAGTTCCTCGACCACCGCAGCACGAGCTCCGCGACCCGGGCGCGGGCGCGGGCCAGGGCCGTGGCGCTGCCGACGGATCGCGCGCGTCACGTCGAAGTCGTGGACGCCCTGCTCCAGTTGTTCGTGGCCGGCCAGGATGCGGAGATCGCTACCGCACGTGAGCGCGTCCGTGATCTCCTTCCGGTGGACGGCCCCGGTGACCGTGCGGTCGCGGCGTTCGCGCACTTCCTGATCGGCGAGGCGACGGTGCGGCTGGGCGACGATCCCGCCGGTGCCCTGGCGAACCTCCAGCGGGCGGAGGACCTTGCCTCCGGTTGCGACCTGCACGAACTCGCGGCCGCGAGTACCGCCATGGCGCCGATCCCGTTGTGGATCCTCGGCCGATTCGACGAGGCCGCCCGCGTCGCTCGTGCTGCCGTCGACGGCGGCCGGCGCGCCGGGCGGTCCGGTTCCAGTTCGCTCGTCCCGGCCCATCTCGTCCTCGGTGCGGCCGAGTACTGGCTCGACCACCTTGAGCAGGCTCGAGGACATCTGGAAGCGGCCATCCGGAAAGCCCAGCCCCGTCAGGGAGAACTGCGCAAGAACGCGGCACTTGTCCTGATGATCGTGGGGCTGTCCATCGATGATGCTTCCCTCGTCGAGGTTGCTCGGCAGGCAGGACAGGATGACCCGGAGCCGGACGGCGTTCTCACCGAGCCGATCGCGACGATCATGGAGGCGCTTCGCGAGGACGTCTCGGGTCGCCCGGACGCAGCACTGGCCAGGGTCACGTCGATGGACCCGGGCCAACTCGAGTCAAGCATCCTCGTCTGGATCGCGGATCTGCACCGCCGTGCCGGCACGTACGCTGATGCTCGTGGTGTGCTCGCCCGGCTCCCGGCCGCGCGGCGGACCGCACACATCGCCATGTGCGCGAACCTGACCGAGGCCCTGATGTTCGCTGCGGAGGGTGCGGCCGAGGACGCGCACGTTCTGCTTGAGCGGACGCTCCGGACCTCCCTGGAGTCAGAGTTGACGCGCCCGTTCGCGCTGCTCGGACCCGACCTCGCCCCCTTGTTGTCCGAGCACCTCGGCTGGGGGACCCAGTACGGCACCCTGGTCGGCGATCTGATCACCCGGATGCGCGATCGGGTCCCGGTCCGCCGGTCGCCCTCGTTCTGGGAGCTCACCGAACGGGAGCTGACGATCCTGACCTACCTCCGCTCGCCCATGACGGCTGCCGAGATCGGACAGTCCTTGTTCGTCTCGGCGAACACGGTGAAGACGCACATGCGCGCCGTCTACCGCAAGCTCGGCGCGTCCGGGCGACGGGAGGCGGTCCGGATCGCAGTCGAGCGCGACCTCCTTTGA
- a CDS encoding GAP family protein: protein MGEAIGQSLPIAVGVMVSPMPIVAVVLMLVSARARSNGVAFVLGWVAGIAAVGSVVLLLVGDAAGADDGATPVWVGLLKLALGLGLLFLAVKQWRGRPGSDVEPVVPKWMAAIETFTPVKAFGLAFLLGGINPKNLLLVVAGATAIANATGARGDQFVALAVFTVVASIGVILPVVLYLVMGDRAAQLLERMRAWMLANNAVIMSVLLLVLGTKVVGDAISVLV, encoded by the coding sequence ATGGGCGAGGCGATCGGTCAGTCGTTGCCGATCGCGGTCGGCGTGATGGTTTCCCCGATGCCGATCGTGGCGGTCGTGTTGATGCTGGTCTCGGCGCGGGCGAGGTCGAACGGCGTCGCGTTCGTGCTCGGCTGGGTCGCGGGTATCGCCGCGGTCGGGTCGGTCGTGCTCCTGCTCGTCGGTGACGCGGCCGGCGCGGACGACGGCGCCACGCCCGTCTGGGTGGGCCTGCTGAAGTTGGCACTCGGCCTTGGGCTGCTGTTCCTCGCGGTGAAGCAGTGGCGTGGCCGTCCCGGCAGCGACGTCGAGCCGGTGGTGCCGAAATGGATGGCCGCGATCGAGACGTTCACCCCCGTGAAGGCGTTCGGTCTCGCGTTCCTCCTGGGCGGCATCAACCCGAAGAACCTGCTCCTGGTCGTGGCGGGGGCCACCGCGATCGCGAACGCCACAGGCGCCCGCGGAGACCAGTTCGTGGCCCTGGCGGTGTTCACCGTGGTGGCCAGCATCGGCGTCATCCTCCCGGTCGTCCTCTACCTCGTGATGGGCGACCGGGCCGCGCAGCTGCTCGAGCGCATGCGGGCCTGGATGTTGGCGAACAATGCCGTCATCATGTCCGTGCTGTTGCTGGTGCTGGGGACCAAGGTTGTCGGGGACGCGATCTCCGTCCTCGTCTGA
- a CDS encoding DUF7144 family membrane protein, with protein sequence MARKVSAWVGWIWFAGLIMLSSGVFNLLSGIYAVGARDVGVVEVGTQILLLDVNSWGWVHIVIGALLILVALCLLAGQAWARIAAVVVVGLNMVTQFVYLPLTPWWSIVVIALDMVVLWALIVHGEEAEKVS encoded by the coding sequence ATGGCCAGGAAGGTTTCTGCCTGGGTCGGCTGGATCTGGTTCGCCGGGCTGATCATGCTCAGTTCTGGGGTCTTCAACCTGCTGAGCGGGATCTACGCGGTGGGTGCACGCGACGTCGGCGTCGTCGAGGTCGGCACGCAGATCCTGCTTCTTGACGTCAACTCCTGGGGCTGGGTCCACATCGTGATCGGCGCCCTGCTGATCCTGGTCGCCCTGTGCCTGCTCGCCGGGCAGGCCTGGGCACGGATAGCCGCCGTGGTCGTGGTCGGCCTGAACATGGTCACCCAATTCGTCTATCTGCCGCTGACTCCGTGGTGGTCGATCGTCGTGATCGCCCTCGACATGGTCGTCCTGTGGGCGCTCATCGTGCACGGCGAGGAAGCCGAAAAGGTGTCGTGA
- a CDS encoding SulP family inorganic anion transporter: MSPATADSRVPVLFGSLRGYQGQWLRRDLVAGLTVWAVMVPEAFAYATIAGVPPVVGLYAAVPALIAYAAFGSSRHLVVGPMSATAALSAATIAEFAPGDSDAYIVLTTVLAVVTGVVAILAGLARLGFVATFISEPVLKGFIVGLALTIIIGQLPKLFGVEGGGEGAIGKLVHVVAHLGQLSVLTTVIGVLSLVIVLALKRWLPVVPASLAVVLVGILAVHVFGLSDRLDVVGEIDPGLPTLGLPSTTWGDYAQLAGPAVGVMLIAFAEGLGAAKTYAARNGYEVDANRELIGLGAANLGSGLASGMVVNGSLSKTAVNGSAGARSQVSGLVVAALSLITLLFLTALFEELPETVLAAVVICAVIEMVDTKAIVRLYRVWTPRLGGTYGSAARADFVGAIAALLGVLVFDTLPGLIIGIVTSVLLLLYRSSRPSVRPLTDVDGSWVDAQAHSDHPVDPAVLVVRVESGLFFANADHVKDEIRRRCTPQTRLVVLDAQTTPFVDVSGATALAELTDDLARDHIEFAIAGDIGQVRDVLRTDRVGGPRPFTTVAEAIGVLGADADSEATRDDPRRAGP; encoded by the coding sequence ATGTCCCCTGCAACGGCGGACTCCCGCGTGCCGGTGTTGTTCGGCTCCCTGCGCGGCTACCAGGGCCAGTGGCTCCGCCGCGACCTTGTCGCCGGGCTGACCGTCTGGGCGGTCATGGTGCCCGAGGCATTCGCGTACGCGACGATCGCCGGCGTGCCGCCGGTGGTCGGCCTGTACGCGGCCGTACCGGCACTGATCGCGTACGCCGCATTCGGCTCCTCCCGGCACCTGGTGGTCGGTCCGATGTCCGCCACGGCGGCGCTCTCCGCGGCGACGATCGCCGAGTTCGCGCCCGGTGACTCCGATGCCTACATCGTGCTGACCACGGTGCTCGCCGTCGTCACCGGTGTGGTCGCGATCCTGGCCGGGCTGGCCCGGCTCGGCTTCGTGGCAACCTTCATCTCGGAGCCGGTCCTGAAGGGCTTCATCGTCGGCCTGGCGCTGACGATCATCATCGGCCAGCTACCGAAGCTGTTCGGGGTCGAGGGTGGTGGCGAGGGCGCGATCGGGAAGCTCGTCCATGTGGTCGCGCACCTGGGGCAGCTCTCCGTGCTGACGACCGTGATCGGGGTGCTGTCCCTGGTCATCGTCCTGGCCCTGAAGCGGTGGCTACCGGTGGTGCCGGCGTCCCTGGCCGTGGTCCTGGTCGGGATCCTCGCGGTCCATGTGTTCGGCCTGAGCGACCGCCTCGACGTGGTCGGTGAGATCGACCCGGGTCTGCCCACCCTCGGCCTGCCCTCCACGACGTGGGGCGACTACGCCCAGCTGGCCGGGCCCGCCGTCGGGGTCATGCTGATCGCGTTCGCCGAGGGCCTGGGGGCGGCGAAGACGTACGCCGCGAGGAACGGCTACGAGGTCGACGCGAACCGGGAACTCATCGGCCTCGGTGCAGCCAACCTCGGCTCCGGGCTGGCCTCGGGCATGGTCGTCAACGGCAGCTTGTCCAAGACTGCCGTGAACGGCTCTGCCGGCGCCCGCTCGCAGGTGAGCGGCCTCGTCGTGGCCGCCCTGAGCCTCATCACGCTGCTGTTCCTGACGGCGCTGTTCGAGGAATTGCCGGAGACGGTGCTGGCGGCCGTCGTCATCTGCGCGGTCATCGAGATGGTCGACACGAAGGCCATCGTGCGGCTCTACCGGGTCTGGACACCGCGCCTCGGCGGCACCTATGGCTCGGCGGCGCGCGCAGATTTCGTCGGGGCGATCGCGGCACTGCTCGGGGTCCTCGTCTTCGATACGCTGCCCGGTCTCATCATCGGCATCGTCACCTCGGTCCTGCTCCTGCTCTACCGCTCGTCGCGCCCGAGTGTGCGGCCGCTCACCGACGTGGACGGCAGCTGGGTCGATGCGCAGGCCCACTCGGACCATCCGGTGGACCCGGCCGTGCTGGTGGTTCGAGTGGAGTCTGGACTGTTCTTCGCGAACGCGGACCACGTCAAGGACGAGATCCGCCGCCGGTGCACCCCACAGACTCGACTAGTGGTCCTGGACGCCCAGACCACGCCATTCGTCGACGTCAGCGGCGCGACGGCACTGGCGGAACTGACCGACGACCTGGCTCGGGACCACATCGAATTTGCGATCGCGGGCGACATCGGCCAGGTCCGCGATGTGCTGCGCACCGATCGCGTCGGCGGACCACGACCGTTCACCACGGTCGCGGAGGCCATCGGCGTGCTCGGTGCCGACGCCGACTCGGAAGCCACGCGGGACGATCCGAGGCGGGCCGGGCCGTGA
- a CDS encoding mechanosensitive ion channel family protein — MIGAEGQNPTDQLTELVDSASLNGWDLLVVVIVVILTWVGSRAGRRTVMRLLAKTDAVPYEVAYTCSRAVGYFIVLLGVGIALSVLGAQIQPVLAAVILIAVVAYFALRGVADNFGASLILQMRKPLRVGDWVETDDRWGAVTDMNARSVVLRTSDGKVIHVPNAQLLSDPLVIQPVKGTVRSEIEVRTTDLTRLTAVATAAVTLAATADGVLAEPAPDLVWVSSTPDRTTGRIRVWHEAGANTRVGSNVVRAVSEGFAEAGLTASLTSPPPAPPLGPAPSL; from the coding sequence GTGATCGGCGCGGAGGGACAGAACCCGACGGACCAGCTGACCGAGCTGGTGGACTCCGCGAGCCTGAACGGCTGGGATCTCCTGGTCGTCGTGATCGTGGTGATCCTCACCTGGGTCGGGTCACGCGCGGGCCGGCGAACCGTGATGCGGCTGCTCGCCAAGACGGATGCGGTCCCCTACGAGGTGGCCTACACCTGTTCACGCGCGGTGGGCTACTTCATCGTCCTGCTTGGGGTCGGGATCGCGCTGTCTGTCCTCGGTGCGCAGATCCAACCGGTGCTCGCCGCAGTGATCCTGATCGCAGTGGTGGCCTACTTCGCACTCCGGGGCGTCGCCGACAACTTCGGCGCGAGCCTGATCCTGCAGATGCGCAAACCCCTTCGCGTCGGGGACTGGGTCGAGACCGATGATCGCTGGGGAGCCGTCACGGACATGAACGCCCGCTCCGTGGTGTTGCGGACCTCCGACGGGAAGGTGATCCACGTCCCGAACGCCCAGTTGCTCTCCGACCCACTCGTGATCCAACCCGTCAAGGGGACCGTACGGTCCGAGATCGAGGTCCGGACCACGGATCTGACCAGGCTCACGGCGGTCGCCACGGCAGCCGTCACGCTGGCCGCCACCGCGGACGGGGTTCTCGCCGAGCCGGCCCCGGACCTGGTCTGGGTGTCCAGCACACCGGACCGGACCACCGGACGGATCCGGGTCTGGCACGAGGCGGGCGCGAACACCAGAGTGGGCTCGAATGTCGTCCGCGCCGTCTCCGAAGGCTTCGCCGAGGCCGGCCTCACGGCGAGCCTGACCTCACCGCCGCCGGCGCCACCGCTGGGCCCGGCGCCGTCGCTCTGA